In one window of Nodosilinea sp. PGN35 DNA:
- a CDS encoding Hsp20/alpha crystallin family protein produces MNHLFDRLLQEGNGGERSLTFIPSAELEETEQEIHLKLEVPGMEAKDLNVEVTESTVSIKGERKSESKTEEKGVVRSEFRYGSFERVIPLPAPIQTAHVQANYKNGLLTLTLPKVQSAPQSTVKVNIS; encoded by the coding sequence ATGAATCACCTGTTTGATCGGCTCCTGCAAGAGGGCAATGGCGGTGAGCGATCGCTCACTTTTATCCCCTCCGCCGAGCTAGAAGAAACTGAGCAGGAAATTCATCTCAAGCTCGAAGTGCCGGGCATGGAAGCGAAGGATCTAAACGTGGAAGTGACTGAGTCAACGGTGTCGATCAAAGGCGAACGCAAGTCCGAGTCTAAAACCGAAGAGAAGGGAGTTGTGCGTTCAGAATTTCGCTACGGCAGCTTTGAGCGGGTAATTCCGCTGCCGGCCCCGATTCAAACCGCCCATGTGCAAGCCAACTACAAAAACGGCCTGCTGACCCTGACGTTGCCTAAGGTTCAATCAGCGCCTCAGTCTACGGTGAAGGTCAATATCAGTTAG